A single window of Flavobacteriales bacterium DNA harbors:
- the pfkA gene encoding 6-phosphofructokinase, with protein sequence MKKIAVFTSGGDSPGMNACIRAVVRTAAFHNIQTTGILHGYEGMMDAEFVELTRSSVANIINRGGTILKTARSKRFMEAEGRKIALNNLKSAGIDGIVAIGGDGTFTGARVFSEICDISIVGCPGTIDNDLVGTDYTIGYDTAINTVMEAVDKIRDTAESHDRLFFVEVMGRDAGLIALRSGIAVGAEDILIPETRTDLNLLIEKLREGRKTKTSKIIIVAEGDEAGGAFTVADQVKKALPFYDTRVTVLGHIQRGGNPTCMDRVNSSRMGFAAVEALMNGKNGVMIGIVNNNITYTPFENAIKHIQQIYPDYLRMMEILSM encoded by the coding sequence ATGAAGAAAATCGCTGTTTTCACCTCAGGAGGTGATAGTCCGGGAATGAATGCCTGTATTCGGGCAGTTGTGCGTACCGCTGCTTTCCATAATATACAAACCACTGGTATTCTGCATGGTTACGAGGGAATGATGGATGCTGAATTTGTAGAACTTACCCGAAGTTCTGTGGCCAATATCATCAATCGCGGGGGGACCATCCTCAAAACGGCCCGCAGTAAGCGCTTCATGGAGGCTGAAGGAAGAAAAATAGCGCTGAATAACCTTAAATCTGCCGGAATCGATGGTATTGTTGCTATTGGGGGCGATGGCACATTTACAGGAGCCAGGGTTTTTTCAGAAATCTGCGATATTTCCATTGTAGGGTGTCCGGGTACGATCGATAATGATTTAGTGGGGACCGATTACACCATCGGATACGACACCGCTATTAACACAGTGATGGAAGCTGTTGATAAAATTCGGGATACGGCGGAAAGTCACGACCGGCTTTTTTTCGTGGAGGTTATGGGACGCGATGCGGGTTTGATTGCTTTGCGTTCCGGAATTGCGGTTGGAGCGGAAGATATTTTAATTCCTGAAACCCGGACAGATCTTAACCTTTTGATAGAAAAATTAAGGGAAGGAAGAAAAACCAAGACCTCAAAAATCATCATCGTTGCAGAAGGAGATGAAGCCGGGGGAGCATTTACGGTAGCAGACCAGGTGAAAAAAGCATTGCCCTTTTATGATACACGGGTTACTGTATTAGGACATATCCAACGCGGGGGGAATCCAACCTGTATGGATCGGGTCAATTCTTCGCGTATGGGATTTGCAGCGGTAGAGGCTTTAATGAACGGAAAAAATGGGGTGATGATCGGAATTGTGAATAACAATATCACTTATACACCATTCGAAAATGCCATAAAGCATATTCAGCAAATATATCCCGACTATCTTCGCATGATGGAAATTCTTTCCATGTAA
- a CDS encoding response regulator, whose amino-acid sequence MAETTVLIIDDNISQQAKLEEILNPLPCTIIRTDTAAKALDIMRYTEVAVIILDYGLKGLDLFEFMHTIRQDHHGEDAHVIITLDKDHKRYEVAETYKSGAVDYIEKPFQPETIRSMVKVFVKLFHKKKRVRSLLLNILPREIAMELETSGKVKPKRYAMASVLFTDFVSFSHRTREMSAVELVNTLDSYFAQFDRTITRYHLEKIKTIGDAYMSVGGVPEKRKENPILSALAALEIANHMEKMKHQLRKSGRKAWELRIGIHSGPLVAGVIGKKKFAYDVWGDTVNIASRICSNCEPGKVNISAATFEKIKDYFDCHYRGQIEGKNIGHVGMYYITGLKPEYSIGGKGTHPNKLMKQVAGLIFVQYERLKDYIIDRLTNELPANLYYHGVHHTVDVLQAVMVIGKEEGLDEEEQLMLNTAALLHDCGYLYTYHNNEELAVKMARKILPDYGYTSAQIKLISGIIRTTKVRSIPKTRLQQIMNDADYDYLGRKDYDDIAETLYKEMKEQDIKLSRKEWVEKQIHFLEKHIYYTESAINLRNKQKTTNLGKLKRKRYLMK is encoded by the coding sequence ATGGCCGAAACAACAGTCCTGATTATCGACGACAACATCTCCCAGCAGGCCAAGCTGGAGGAGATTTTAAATCCTTTACCCTGTACTATCATTCGTACCGACACTGCTGCTAAAGCACTGGATATAATGCGATATACCGAGGTGGCTGTTATTATTCTCGACTATGGATTAAAAGGACTCGATCTCTTTGAATTTATGCACACGATTCGCCAGGATCACCATGGTGAAGATGCGCATGTGATAATTACGCTCGATAAAGACCACAAACGCTATGAGGTGGCCGAGACCTATAAATCGGGCGCTGTAGATTATATCGAAAAGCCCTTTCAACCGGAAACAATCCGGTCGATGGTAAAAGTATTTGTAAAGCTTTTTCATAAGAAAAAACGTGTTCGTTCATTGCTCCTAAATATCCTGCCAAGGGAAATTGCGATGGAACTTGAAACCTCCGGCAAAGTGAAACCAAAACGCTATGCCATGGCATCGGTGTTATTTACCGATTTCGTTTCATTTTCTCACCGAACCCGTGAGATGTCGGCAGTTGAATTGGTCAATACTCTCGACTCGTATTTTGCCCAGTTCGACCGGACCATTACGCGTTATCATCTGGAGAAAATCAAAACCATTGGTGATGCTTACATGAGTGTTGGAGGTGTTCCGGAAAAGAGAAAAGAAAATCCGATTCTTTCGGCCCTTGCTGCATTGGAAATTGCCAACCACATGGAAAAAATGAAGCATCAACTTCGTAAGTCGGGAAGAAAAGCCTGGGAATTACGGATTGGAATTCATAGTGGTCCACTCGTAGCAGGAGTAATCGGGAAGAAAAAATTTGCCTACGATGTGTGGGGCGATACGGTGAATATCGCATCCCGAATTTGCTCGAATTGCGAACCAGGGAAAGTCAACATTTCAGCAGCTACCTTCGAAAAAATAAAGGATTATTTCGACTGTCATTACCGTGGACAAATCGAAGGCAAAAATATTGGTCACGTTGGCATGTATTACATCACCGGATTAAAACCCGAGTATTCGATAGGAGGGAAGGGCACGCACCCTAATAAATTAATGAAACAGGTTGCCGGACTTATTTTTGTTCAGTATGAGCGTTTGAAAGATTATATCATTGATCGACTTACCAATGAACTTCCCGCCAATTTATATTATCATGGCGTTCATCACACCGTGGATGTATTGCAGGCAGTAATGGTTATAGGTAAGGAAGAAGGACTGGATGAAGAAGAGCAATTAATGTTGAATACAGCTGCTTTGTTGCACGATTGTGGTTATTTGTATACCTACCACAACAATGAGGAATTAGCAGTGAAAATGGCACGCAAAATATTGCCGGATTATGGATATACTTCTGCACAAATCAAATTGATATCCGGCATTATCAGAACTACCAAAGTGCGGTCTATCCCCAAAACCCGTTTGCAACAAATTATGAATGATGCAGACTACGATTATCTCGGTAGAAAAGACTACGACGATATTGCAGAAACCTTGTATAAAGAAATGAAGGAACAGGATATTAAACTATCCCGAAAAGAATGGGTAGAAAAACAAATCCATTTCCTGGAGAAACATATTTATTATACGGAATCAGCCATTAATTTGCGGAATAAGCAAAAGACAACCAATCTTGGGAAATTAAAACGTAAGCGTTACCTCATGAAATAA
- the priA gene encoding primosomal protein N', which produces MTDRKTYFADIILPLAVPQYYTYRVPMELNESIAIGMRAIVQFGKARLYTGIVRKIHEVAPAHYEAKYMEGLLDDRAIVTEGQMQFWEWMAGYYCCTVGEVFVAALPGSLRLASETKIVLLSEENEGSHSPKEQVILDALSARGTLTLSEVSELLHQKNVQPYIKSLIEKNRIAVEEELKFRYKPKYETVLELHEAYQDEENLKSLFAQLENDKRAIKRVDALLKFIQLSGKYSAKEIPVKKSELIQQLEGNASPIETLIKNGILIPRKVRVDRLALDLGESSPMPVLSEEQQSALDQINHHFENKETVLLHGVTGSGKTEIYVKLIDQVLKSGQGQVLYLLPEIALTTQIINRLRRFFGDVVGVYHSRFNEQERAEIWTKTLKGEYKILIGARSSLFLPFHDLKLVIIDEEHENSFKQYDPSPRYQARDSAIVLAMMNKAKTLLGSATPSIESYYNALQDKYGLVVLKKRFGGMLLPEIQCIDLKKSHQRKEMHESFSHDLLEFIRTAIGNKEQVILFQNRRGYTPQWKCETCGWVPKCKNCDVSLTYHKHSHSLQCHYCNLNMSPPKVCSACGSHKLNMLGFGTEKIEEDLVQLIPGIRVQRLDLDTSRSKNAYLQLLSDFEDHKIDVLVGTQMVTKGLDFDNVALVGVLNADSLLNFPDFRAFERSFQLLAQVSGRSGRKNKRGLVQIQTWEPNHWVIQKVMQNDYEGLYKQEIIERRNFHYPPFIKLIRITIRHKDRLKAAEGADALAKTLRKEMGKRILGPEEPVISRIRNYYIRNITIKIEKGSTYPQWKKHLMDVILDFRKINDKGKYLVDIDVDPA; this is translated from the coding sequence GTGACGGATCGTAAAACATATTTTGCCGACATCATTCTCCCCCTAGCGGTTCCCCAGTATTATACCTACCGGGTCCCCATGGAGTTGAATGAAAGCATCGCCATTGGAATGCGTGCCATTGTTCAATTTGGAAAAGCCAGATTGTATACCGGAATCGTGCGGAAAATTCACGAGGTGGCACCTGCACATTACGAGGCCAAATACATGGAGGGATTACTCGACGACCGGGCCATTGTTACTGAAGGACAAATGCAATTCTGGGAATGGATGGCAGGCTACTATTGCTGCACCGTTGGTGAAGTTTTTGTAGCAGCTTTACCGGGAAGTTTACGCCTTGCTTCCGAAACCAAAATCGTATTGTTATCGGAAGAAAATGAAGGATCGCATTCACCAAAGGAACAAGTGATTTTAGATGCGCTTTCAGCAAGAGGGACCTTAACACTTTCTGAAGTTTCGGAATTACTACATCAAAAAAATGTTCAGCCTTACATTAAAAGTCTGATCGAAAAAAACAGAATCGCTGTTGAGGAAGAATTAAAATTCAGGTATAAGCCAAAATATGAAACTGTGCTTGAATTGCATGAGGCTTATCAGGATGAAGAAAATCTGAAATCGCTTTTTGCCCAATTGGAAAACGATAAACGGGCCATTAAACGGGTTGATGCATTATTAAAATTTATTCAGCTTTCCGGTAAATACTCAGCGAAGGAAATTCCCGTTAAAAAATCGGAACTCATTCAGCAATTGGAAGGAAATGCTTCACCGATTGAGACGCTGATAAAAAATGGGATTTTAATTCCCAGAAAAGTGAGAGTCGACCGGCTAGCTCTGGATTTGGGAGAGTCCTCCCCTATGCCTGTATTGTCGGAAGAACAACAATCGGCATTGGATCAAATCAATCATCATTTTGAAAATAAAGAAACCGTTTTACTTCACGGGGTGACCGGATCCGGAAAAACGGAAATCTATGTAAAACTGATTGATCAGGTGTTAAAATCGGGACAAGGACAAGTATTGTACTTATTGCCGGAAATCGCTTTAACTACCCAAATTATTAATCGTCTTCGTCGATTTTTTGGCGATGTTGTTGGCGTGTATCATTCTCGATTTAATGAACAGGAAAGAGCGGAGATATGGACCAAAACACTAAAAGGAGAATACAAAATTCTTATTGGAGCACGATCTTCTCTATTTCTGCCTTTTCATGATTTGAAATTGGTAATTATCGACGAAGAACATGAAAATTCATTTAAGCAATACGATCCTTCGCCACGCTATCAGGCACGCGATTCTGCCATTGTATTGGCAATGATGAATAAAGCAAAAACATTATTGGGATCGGCAACTCCCAGCATAGAATCCTATTACAACGCATTGCAGGATAAATATGGATTAGTGGTGTTGAAAAAGCGTTTTGGAGGAATGTTATTGCCCGAAATTCAATGCATCGATTTAAAGAAATCGCATCAGCGAAAGGAAATGCACGAATCGTTTTCGCACGATTTATTGGAGTTTATCCGAACAGCCATTGGTAATAAAGAACAAGTCATTTTATTTCAGAACCGAAGAGGATATACTCCCCAATGGAAATGCGAAACGTGTGGATGGGTTCCAAAGTGTAAAAACTGCGATGTCTCGCTCACTTATCACAAGCATAGTCATTCACTGCAATGCCATTATTGCAATTTGAATATGAGTCCACCCAAAGTATGCAGCGCCTGTGGAAGTCACAAACTCAACATGCTGGGATTTGGTACTGAAAAAATTGAAGAGGATCTGGTGCAACTCATTCCCGGAATCCGCGTACAGCGATTGGATCTGGATACTTCCCGGTCGAAAAACGCCTATTTACAATTGTTGAGTGATTTCGAAGATCATAAAATTGATGTGTTGGTGGGAACACAAATGGTGACCAAAGGTCTGGATTTTGATAATGTTGCTTTAGTCGGTGTTTTAAATGCCGATAGTCTTTTAAACTTCCCCGATTTCAGAGCTTTTGAGCGATCATTTCAACTTTTAGCCCAGGTATCAGGAAGATCCGGAAGAAAAAACAAAAGAGGATTGGTCCAGATACAAACCTGGGAACCCAATCACTGGGTGATACAAAAAGTAATGCAAAATGATTACGAAGGTTTATATAAACAAGAAATCATTGAACGAAGAAATTTTCATTATCCTCCATTTATTAAATTAATACGGATTACCATTCGCCATAAAGACCGTTTAAAAGCGGCCGAAGGAGCTGATGCTTTAGCTAAAACATTGCGCAAAGAAATGGGAAAACGAATTTTAGGTCCGGAAGAACCTGTTATTTCAAGAATTCGCAATTATTATATTCGAAACATCACCATCAAAATCGAAAAAGGATCGACTTATCCGCAATGGAAAAAACACCTGATGGATGTTATTTTAGATTTTAGAAAAATTAATGACAAAGGAAAATACCTGGTCGATATTGATGTTGACCCTGCATGA
- the hisS gene encoding histidine--tRNA ligase, with the protein MAEKPSIPKGTRDFGPQEMVRRNYIFETIRGHFRKYGFLPIETPAMENLKTLMGKYGEEGDRLIFRILNSGDFLDGMDLEELKSKGSLYASSKISEKALRYDLTVPFARFVVQHQNEISFPFKRYQIQPVWRADRPQRGRYREFYQCDADMIGSDSLLNEIELIRLMDDVFTDLNIKTTIKLNNRKILGGIAEITGEQNRIVDITVAIDKLDKIGEEAVLNEMREKGISENAIAKIQPLLTLKGSAQEQLNVLQDLFVSSETGKKGIDELRYIFNLFQSENMQLSTAILELDITLARGLNYYTGAIFEVKSNEGELKVSITGGGRYDDLTGIFGLKGMSGVGISFGADRIYDVLTELNRFPESHSDSTQLLFVNFGEQEAFWCIQLLQLLRKNGINAELYPDKAKMAKQMKYADDKQIPYVALVGSSELESGTITVKNMKTGEQKLMRPEELIQLF; encoded by the coding sequence ATGGCAGAAAAACCTTCAATACCCAAAGGCACACGCGATTTCGGACCACAGGAAATGGTTCGCAGGAATTACATTTTTGAAACGATTCGGGGACATTTCCGGAAGTATGGATTTTTGCCCATTGAAACACCGGCGATGGAGAACCTAAAAACGCTGATGGGGAAATATGGTGAAGAGGGAGACCGGTTAATCTTCAGAATCCTGAACAGTGGCGATTTTCTGGACGGAATGGATTTGGAGGAACTGAAATCAAAAGGATCGTTGTATGCCTCTTCTAAAATCAGCGAAAAAGCACTTCGTTATGATCTAACCGTTCCTTTTGCCCGTTTTGTGGTACAACATCAAAATGAGATCAGTTTTCCCTTTAAACGATACCAGATTCAACCTGTATGGCGAGCAGATCGTCCACAACGTGGCAGATACCGCGAGTTTTATCAGTGTGATGCAGATATGATCGGATCGGATTCACTTTTAAATGAAATTGAACTGATTCGATTGATGGATGATGTGTTTACGGATTTAAACATTAAGACCACCATCAAACTCAACAACCGCAAAATTCTGGGAGGTATTGCTGAAATAACCGGCGAACAAAACCGGATTGTAGATATCACGGTGGCCATTGATAAACTGGATAAAATCGGTGAAGAAGCTGTGCTTAACGAAATGCGGGAAAAGGGAATTTCAGAAAATGCCATTGCTAAAATTCAACCTTTATTAACGCTAAAAGGAAGTGCTCAGGAACAACTTAATGTTTTGCAGGATTTGTTTGTATCTTCCGAAACCGGTAAAAAAGGAATCGACGAATTGAGATATATTTTTAATTTATTTCAATCGGAAAACATGCAACTTTCCACTGCCATTTTAGAATTGGATATTACGCTTGCAAGAGGATTAAATTATTACACCGGTGCCATCTTCGAAGTAAAATCGAACGAAGGCGAATTAAAGGTTTCTATCACCGGAGGTGGACGATACGATGATTTAACCGGAATTTTTGGCTTAAAAGGAATGTCGGGCGTAGGAATTTCTTTTGGGGCAGACCGTATTTATGACGTGCTTACCGAATTAAACCGTTTCCCGGAAAGTCATTCCGACTCCACCCAACTCTTATTTGTAAATTTCGGTGAACAGGAAGCATTCTGGTGCATTCAGCTTTTGCAATTATTGAGGAAAAACGGTATTAATGCAGAGTTGTATCCCGATAAAGCAAAAATGGCCAAGCAGATGAAATATGCCGACGATAAACAAATTCCATATGTGGCCTTAGTGGGCTCTTCGGAATTGGAGAGTGGTACCATAACTGTAAAAAACATGAAAACGGGCGAACAAAAACTGATGCGTCCGGAAGAACTGATTCAATTATTCTGA
- the hutH gene encoding histidine ammonia-lyase produces the protein MNFHYITPDHLTIDAIDELVHSGKKIALSERSVQLIEKCQHYLHKKLQDSDAPIYGINTGFGSLCNTKIEKDDLSLLQENLVRSHACGMGPEIDPQIVKIMLLLKIHALALGHSGSTLATVHRLIEMYNHEVLPIVYEQGSLGASGDLAPLAHLSLPLIGTGEVHYKGEKRFAADVLRELNWEPIQLQAKEGLALLNGTQFMNAHGVYALIRLKKLSQLADTISAVSLDAFEGLIAPFHSLIQVIRSHKGQAITAANIRHLLQGSELQNKPKTQVQDPYTFRCIPQVHGASKDQIRHVSSIVETEINSVTDNPTIFPDEDLIISGGNFHGQPLAISFDLLAITAAELASISERRIYKLISGQRGLPPFLAKDAGLNSGFMIPQYSAASIVSQNKQLCMPASVDTIDSSNGQEDHVSMGANAATKMIKVVDNLISVLAIELMNASQALSFRKEKTSPLLEKFISNYREHVPLVEKDIYMHQEMEKSRQFILSCSIPEGLEAW, from the coding sequence ATGAATTTTCATTATATAACACCCGATCATTTAACTATTGACGCCATTGATGAATTAGTTCATTCAGGGAAAAAAATTGCCCTTTCCGAACGTTCGGTTCAATTGATTGAAAAATGTCAGCACTACCTGCATAAAAAACTTCAGGACAGCGATGCGCCGATTTATGGAATAAATACAGGATTCGGATCCTTGTGCAATACGAAAATCGAGAAAGATGATCTTTCCCTATTACAGGAAAACCTCGTCCGTTCGCATGCCTGTGGGATGGGACCTGAAATTGATCCGCAGATTGTAAAAATTATGCTGCTGTTAAAGATTCATGCTTTAGCATTGGGACATTCCGGTTCAACTTTAGCCACTGTTCATCGATTAATCGAAATGTATAATCATGAAGTATTGCCCATCGTATATGAACAAGGATCATTGGGAGCCTCCGGCGATTTAGCCCCACTCGCCCACTTATCTCTTCCACTCATTGGTACAGGAGAAGTGCATTACAAAGGCGAAAAACGATTTGCAGCAGATGTATTGAGAGAACTGAATTGGGAGCCCATTCAATTGCAGGCAAAGGAAGGATTAGCATTGTTAAACGGAACACAATTCATGAATGCCCACGGCGTATATGCGCTTATCCGACTGAAAAAATTAAGTCAGCTGGCCGATACCATTTCTGCAGTATCTCTGGATGCATTTGAAGGATTAATTGCGCCATTTCACTCCTTGATTCAGGTGATTCGTTCACATAAAGGACAAGCCATAACAGCAGCAAATATTCGTCATCTACTTCAGGGAAGCGAATTACAAAATAAACCAAAAACACAAGTACAGGATCCGTATACGTTCCGATGTATTCCTCAGGTACACGGTGCCAGTAAGGATCAAATCCGCCATGTTTCTTCCATTGTAGAAACGGAAATCAATTCGGTAACCGATAACCCAACGATTTTTCCGGATGAAGACCTGATCATTTCCGGAGGAAATTTTCATGGTCAGCCCCTTGCCATTTCATTCGATCTTTTAGCCATTACCGCTGCAGAATTAGCGAGTATTTCTGAACGGAGAATTTATAAATTAATATCGGGACAAAGAGGCTTACCTCCATTCCTGGCAAAGGATGCCGGACTCAATAGTGGATTTATGATTCCACAATATTCTGCGGCTTCCATCGTTTCTCAGAATAAACAACTTTGTATGCCGGCTTCTGTGGACACCATCGATTCAAGCAATGGACAAGAAGACCATGTAAGCATGGGTGCTAATGCTGCCACAAAAATGATTAAAGTGGTGGATAATTTAATTTCTGTTCTCGCTATTGAATTAATGAATGCATCGCAGGCATTATCCTTTAGAAAAGAGAAAACTTCTCCTTTATTGGAAAAATTTATTTCCAACTATAGAGAACACGTTCCATTAGTAGAAAAAGATATTTACATGCACCAGGAAATGGAAAAATCCAGACAATTTATTTTGTCCTGTTCCATCCCCGAAGGATTGGAAGCCTGGTAA